In a single window of the Scyliorhinus canicula chromosome 1, sScyCan1.1, whole genome shotgun sequence genome:
- the LOC119971526 gene encoding calcineurin subunit B type 1 isoform X2, producing MAKDKTGKNLVDADEIKRLGKRFKKLDLDNSGSLSVEEFMSLPELQQNPLVQRVIDIFDTDGNGEVDFKEFIEGVSQFSVKGDKEQKLRFAFRIYDMDKDGYISNGELFQVLKMMVGNNLKDTQLQQIVDKTIINADKDGDGRISFEEFCAVVGGLDIHKKMVVDV from the exons ATGGCAAAGGACAAAACAGGCAAGAACCTGG ttGATGCTGATGAAATTAAACGGCTAGGAAAGCGGTTTAAGAAACTGGATTTGGACAATTCTGGCTCACTGAGTGTAGAAGAATTTATGTCCCTGCCTGAGTTGCAACAGAACCCGCTAGTGCAACGAGTTATTGATATATTTGACACCGATGGAAATGGTGAAGTTGACTTTAAAG AGTTTATTGAAGGGGTCTCCCAATTTAGCGTCAAAGGTGACAAAGAACAGAAATTGCGAT TTGCTTTCCGTATCTATGACATGGATAAAGATGGATACATCTCTAATGGGGAGCTTTTCCAGGTGTTGAAGATGATGGTGGGGAACAATCTAAAAGACACTCAGCTACAGCAAATTGTAGACAAAACCATAATTAATGCAGATAAAGATGGAGATGGAAGAATATCCTTTGAAGAGTTCTGTGCA
- the LOC119971526 gene encoding calcineurin subunit B type 1 isoform X3, with the protein MAKDKTVDADEIKRLGKRFKKLDLDNSGSLSVEEFMSLPELQQNPLVQRVIDIFDTDGNGEVDFKEFIEGVSQFSVKGDKEQKLRFAFRIYDMDKDGYISNGELFQVLKMMVGNNLKDTQLQQIVDKTIINADKDGDGRISFEEFCAVVGGLDIHKKMVVDV; encoded by the exons ATGGCAAAGGACAAAACAG ttGATGCTGATGAAATTAAACGGCTAGGAAAGCGGTTTAAGAAACTGGATTTGGACAATTCTGGCTCACTGAGTGTAGAAGAATTTATGTCCCTGCCTGAGTTGCAACAGAACCCGCTAGTGCAACGAGTTATTGATATATTTGACACCGATGGAAATGGTGAAGTTGACTTTAAAG AGTTTATTGAAGGGGTCTCCCAATTTAGCGTCAAAGGTGACAAAGAACAGAAATTGCGAT TTGCTTTCCGTATCTATGACATGGATAAAGATGGATACATCTCTAATGGGGAGCTTTTCCAGGTGTTGAAGATGATGGTGGGGAACAATCTAAAAGACACTCAGCTACAGCAAATTGTAGACAAAACCATAATTAATGCAGATAAAGATGGAGATGGAAGAATATCCTTTGAAGAGTTCTGTGCA